Proteins co-encoded in one Natronorubrum daqingense genomic window:
- the srp19 gene encoding signal recognition particle subunit SRP19: MVENVIWPAYLDAALSRADGRRVSQELAVEEPTVDEIAKAVQQIGYDASIERDKAYSREHWADRGRVVVRGADDSSKNDLVQAVAAYVVAMRE; the protein is encoded by the coding sequence ATGGTCGAGAACGTCATCTGGCCCGCCTATCTCGATGCGGCCCTTTCGCGGGCCGACGGGCGGCGCGTTTCACAGGAGCTCGCCGTCGAGGAACCGACGGTCGACGAAATCGCCAAGGCAGTCCAACAGATCGGCTACGACGCCTCGATCGAACGGGACAAAGCCTACTCTCGAGAGCACTGGGCCGACCGGGGTCGGGTCGTCGTTCGCGGTGCCGACGATTCGTCGAAGAACGACCTCGTTCAGGCCGTCGCGGCGTACGTCGTCGCGATGCGTGAGTAA
- a CDS encoding heme ABC transporter ATP-binding protein has translation MNPFTSGANSDSTDTHGEPLETEERDSLPFASTGRTPASASIEIENCSLSFGDLSVLEDISLTVDAGEFVGFIGPNGAGKTTLLRSISSALEPDSGTITVDGTDVHDASSRASSRLLSVVPQDTSLSFSFPVRAVVAMGRHPHRSRFSAPTDEDRLAVERALERTRTTELADRPIDEISGGQRQRVVLARAIAQETPVMLLDEPTASLDVNHQVETLELVRDLVDDGQTVCAAIHDLDLAARYCDRLVLLADGSVYRSGPPEDVLTGETLSAVFEASATVTQNPVTGTEQVTALPTTDGTADRLEATNSSGMDNDERANDNGRVDNDGRVDNDGGATNVTVHVLGTGQVSAGVVSRLETANRDFSVTVGPVTRGSTVADIARRHDLACLEIGPYESPSPAVHPTFEVRVGTADVTVVTERVVESVGPGSRALLETVDAVADSVVIVTDSSGDDGRDNNPREADSRVSATREDDVSGSDYPASQTAPETFSSHQRVIAGTRETVLESIDAALEEHTNAVDSRRTAGSASSGSTSEDDSSPGASAESSSD, from the coding sequence ATGAATCCGTTTACTTCCGGCGCGAACTCGGATAGTACCGACACCCACGGGGAACCCCTCGAGACCGAGGAACGCGACTCGCTTCCATTCGCGAGTACCGGACGGACACCAGCATCCGCGTCGATCGAAATCGAGAACTGTTCGCTCTCGTTCGGTGACCTCTCCGTTCTCGAGGACATCTCGCTTACCGTCGACGCTGGTGAGTTCGTCGGCTTCATCGGCCCCAACGGAGCCGGGAAGACGACGCTCCTTCGATCGATCAGTAGCGCACTCGAGCCGGATTCGGGGACGATTACGGTCGACGGGACCGACGTCCACGACGCCTCCTCGAGGGCCTCGAGTCGGTTGCTCTCGGTCGTCCCCCAGGATACGTCGCTCTCGTTTTCCTTCCCCGTCCGCGCCGTCGTGGCCATGGGCCGTCACCCCCATCGTTCTCGCTTTAGCGCGCCCACGGACGAGGACCGGCTTGCGGTCGAACGAGCGCTCGAGCGAACGCGAACGACCGAGTTGGCTGATCGACCGATCGACGAGATTAGCGGCGGCCAGCGCCAACGTGTCGTCCTCGCGCGAGCGATCGCACAGGAGACGCCCGTTATGTTGCTCGACGAACCGACCGCGAGCCTCGACGTGAACCATCAGGTCGAGACGCTCGAGTTGGTTCGCGACCTCGTCGACGACGGCCAGACCGTCTGTGCGGCGATTCACGACCTCGATCTGGCCGCCCGCTACTGTGATCGTCTCGTCTTGCTCGCCGATGGCTCGGTCTACCGGAGTGGGCCGCCGGAAGACGTACTAACGGGTGAGACGCTCTCCGCGGTCTTCGAGGCGAGCGCAACGGTGACGCAGAATCCCGTTACGGGGACCGAACAGGTGACGGCACTACCGACTACCGACGGAACTGCGGACCGACTCGAAGCGACAAATTCGAGCGGAATGGACAACGATGAGAGAGCCAACGACAACGGCAGAGTCGACAACGACGGCAGAGTCGACAACGACGGTGGTGCCACGAACGTCACCGTCCACGTCCTCGGGACTGGACAGGTCAGTGCGGGCGTCGTCTCGCGACTCGAGACAGCGAATCGCGACTTCTCGGTAACCGTCGGTCCCGTGACCCGCGGGAGCACAGTCGCCGATATCGCGCGCCGACACGACCTCGCGTGTCTCGAGATCGGCCCCTACGAGTCGCCATCGCCGGCCGTACACCCGACGTTCGAGGTGCGAGTCGGAACTGCCGACGTCACGGTCGTCACCGAACGCGTCGTCGAATCGGTTGGGCCCGGGTCGCGCGCACTCCTCGAGACGGTCGATGCAGTCGCCGACTCGGTCGTGATCGTGACGGACTCGAGCGGAGACGACGGACGGGACAACAACCCTCGGGAAGCCGACAGTCGAGTCAGTGCCACCCGTGAAGACGACGTATCTGGTAGCGACTATCCAGCGTCGCAAACGGCCCCCGAAACGTTCTCGAGTCACCAGCGAGTGATTGCTGGAACCCGAGAGACCGTTCTCGAGTCCATCGACGCCGCACTCGAGGAACACACGAACGCGGTCGACTCGCGTCGGACCGCCGGGTCCGCGAGTAGCGGATCGACTTCCGAAGACGATTCGAGTCCGGGCGCCTCGGCGGAGTCCTCGAGCGATTAG
- a CDS encoding presenilin family intramembrane aspartyl protease PSH, whose translation MNHRTRVSAAVGFTVALFLAIQLGTLALVEPFQEAGHQAVDDPDDPANSAFYFGIILVATAFMLLTFKYNADWLIRALIVGVSVMLGWFVFAELVPPVVTVASTNVLAVLGALGVGAALLIYPEWYVIDATGIVLGAGAAALFGISFGLLPAILLLSILAIYDAISVYRTEHMLDLAEGVMDLKIPVVLVVPTTLSYSYLEAGSTEGVTDVEDENPSDSHQSTDEVDSSTAAETEPNPATETKADADLEAETDADLEIDSDAELEAETDADLEIDSDAELEAGSGSEGEANTEELSAEERERDALFIGLGDAVIPTILVASAAYFLEAGTIDVPGLALNVPALGALVGTIAGLLVLMYMVLKGRPHAGLPLLNGGAIGGYLLGAIASGLSISTALGF comes from the coding sequence ATGAACCATCGGACTCGAGTCTCCGCCGCCGTCGGATTCACGGTGGCGCTCTTCCTCGCGATCCAGCTCGGGACGCTCGCGCTGGTCGAACCGTTCCAGGAGGCGGGCCACCAGGCCGTCGACGATCCCGACGATCCGGCCAACAGCGCGTTCTACTTCGGAATTATCCTCGTCGCGACGGCGTTCATGCTCCTCACGTTCAAGTACAACGCCGACTGGCTCATCAGGGCCCTGATCGTCGGCGTCAGCGTGATGCTCGGGTGGTTCGTCTTCGCCGAACTCGTCCCGCCGGTGGTTACCGTCGCCTCGACCAACGTCCTCGCCGTACTCGGCGCGCTTGGCGTCGGGGCAGCCCTGTTAATATATCCCGAGTGGTACGTCATAGACGCCACGGGTATCGTATTAGGTGCTGGCGCGGCCGCCCTCTTCGGGATCAGCTTCGGTCTCCTACCCGCCATCCTGTTGCTCTCGATCCTCGCAATCTACGACGCAATCAGCGTCTACCGAACCGAGCATATGCTCGACCTCGCAGAGGGCGTGATGGACCTCAAAATCCCCGTCGTCCTCGTCGTCCCCACGACGCTTTCCTACTCGTACCTCGAGGCGGGAAGCACCGAGGGGGTCACCGACGTCGAAGACGAGAATCCATCGGACAGCCACCAATCGACCGACGAGGTGGACTCGAGTACTGCGGCCGAGACCGAACCAAACCCCGCCACCGAGACCAAAGCGGACGCCGATCTCGAGGCCGAGACAGACGCGGATCTCGAGATTGATTCAGACGCCGAACTCGAGGCCGAGACAGACGCGGATCTCGAGATTGATTCAGACGCCGAACTCGAGGCCGGAAGTGGCTCCGAGGGCGAAGCTAACACAGAGGAACTCTCCGCCGAAGAACGCGAGCGCGACGCGCTGTTCATCGGCCTCGGTGACGCCGTGATTCCGACGATTCTCGTCGCGAGCGCCGCGTACTTCCTCGAGGCCGGGACGATCGACGTACCCGGACTCGCACTGAACGTGCCTGCACTCGGCGCGCTCGTCGGAACGATCGCCGGCCTCCTGGTGCTCATGTACATGGTGCTCAAGGGCCGACCCCACGCTGGCTTACCGTTGCTCAACGGGGGCGCAATCGGGGGCTACCTGCTCGGGGCGATCGCGAGCGGCCTGTCGATTTCGACCGCGCTCGGATTCTGA
- a CDS encoding PGF-CTERM-anchored ABC transporter substrate-binding protein, with the protein MRPIAALVVAVFVATAAFAPAAAAGATTHATPETSTSAGDVTPSIQDDTVCEYPLEMTDATGETVTIDEEPEEVVALQPSDAQTTYEIGAQEQVVGMPIGEFTDYLDVEDHATDITEDDGVTTDAEQVIDLDPDVVVADETALSQEGLIDQLRDEADLTVFVVEDANSIDDVTENVALTGQLVGECEGATDTVEEMDDRLEDAEPDIDESPTAYFAMDEEGYTAGPGSFNHDVLEAAGFENIAEDAGVEEWGEIDPEMVVEADPDVIIYPDYQDEPPIPDAVEATTAAEEENFVPVNDNLMNQPGPMIVETVEDLADEAEAHESDAEGADDADDADDGDESEPIPGFGVPAAVAAALLAVGFLVRFR; encoded by the coding sequence ATGCGACCTATCGCAGCACTCGTCGTGGCAGTGTTCGTTGCCACCGCAGCGTTCGCCCCGGCCGCCGCGGCCGGCGCTACTACACACGCCACACCCGAAACGAGCACCTCGGCGGGTGACGTCACACCGTCGATTCAGGACGATACCGTCTGTGAGTATCCCCTCGAGATGACCGACGCGACCGGTGAGACCGTCACGATCGACGAAGAACCGGAGGAAGTCGTCGCCTTACAGCCGAGTGACGCACAAACGACCTACGAAATCGGTGCCCAAGAGCAGGTCGTCGGCATGCCGATCGGCGAATTCACCGACTACCTCGACGTCGAAGATCACGCGACCGACATCACCGAAGACGACGGCGTGACGACCGACGCCGAACAGGTCATCGATCTCGATCCTGACGTGGTCGTCGCCGACGAAACGGCACTCAGCCAGGAGGGATTGATCGACCAACTCCGTGACGAGGCCGACCTGACCGTTTTCGTCGTCGAGGACGCCAACAGTATCGACGACGTCACCGAGAACGTCGCACTCACCGGGCAACTCGTCGGCGAGTGTGAGGGTGCAACCGACACGGTCGAGGAGATGGACGACCGACTCGAGGACGCCGAACCGGACATCGACGAGTCGCCGACGGCGTACTTCGCGATGGACGAAGAAGGCTACACGGCCGGTCCCGGCTCGTTCAACCACGACGTGCTCGAGGCGGCCGGATTCGAGAACATCGCCGAGGATGCTGGCGTCGAGGAGTGGGGCGAGATCGACCCGGAGATGGTGGTCGAAGCGGATCCTGACGTCATCATCTATCCCGACTATCAGGACGAGCCACCGATACCGGATGCCGTCGAGGCGACGACGGCGGCTGAAGAAGAGAACTTCGTTCCGGTCAACGACAACCTGATGAACCAGCCAGGGCCGATGATCGTCGAAACTGTCGAGGATCTCGCAGACGAAGCCGAGGCGCACGAATCGGACGCTGAGGGTGCCGACGACGCTGACGACGCTGACGACGGCGACGAAAGCGAACCGATCCCCGGCTTCGGCGTTCCCGCCGCGGTTGCCGCAGCCTTGCTCGCCGTCGGGTTCCTCGTTCGGTTCCGATAG
- the cysS gene encoding cysteine--tRNA ligase, with amino-acid sequence MTLHVTNTLTGEREPFEPQDPENVLLYYCGLTVSDPPHLGHARSWVHVDVMHRWLEYLGYDVRHVENFTDVNEKIVARVGEDDLGSDENDVAETYIERTLADMRALNLRRAEVYPRVSEHVPEIVDLVETLIEKDYAYESNGSVYFDVTSFEEYGKLSNQELEEIESQGEADERSEKRHPADFALWKAGGVDESSVHEHRHDDVAFECEDEPSGQTWESPWGEGRPGWHIECSAMSMTHLEETLDVHVGGRDLVFPHHENEIAQSEAATGQQFANYWLHCELFQMDDEKMSSSLGNFVTVDDAVEQWGTNAIRTFLTAGSYNSKQLYSDETIAEAQERWDRLERAYESAVEALDSPAARTKASDESLRDTVRSARSNFVAAMNDDFNTREAQAALLELASALNAHLESHNEYDYRGLREAVETLEELGDVLGLSFVGETTGTADLAGDVVDLVLDVREQERTAGNYERADELRDELEGLGIEIQDTDDGASYRLPSDE; translated from the coding sequence ATGACCCTGCACGTGACGAACACGTTGACGGGCGAGAGAGAGCCCTTCGAGCCACAGGACCCCGAGAACGTCTTGCTCTACTACTGTGGCCTGACGGTCTCCGATCCGCCCCACCTGGGCCACGCGCGCTCGTGGGTCCACGTCGACGTCATGCACCGCTGGCTCGAGTACCTGGGCTACGACGTGCGTCACGTCGAGAACTTCACCGACGTCAACGAGAAGATCGTCGCCCGGGTGGGCGAGGACGACCTCGGCTCGGACGAAAACGACGTCGCGGAGACGTACATCGAACGGACGCTCGCGGACATGCGCGCGCTCAATCTCCGCCGCGCGGAAGTCTATCCGCGCGTCTCAGAACACGTCCCCGAGATCGTCGACCTCGTCGAAACCCTGATCGAAAAGGACTACGCGTACGAGTCGAACGGCTCGGTCTACTTCGACGTGACGAGTTTCGAGGAGTACGGCAAGCTCTCGAATCAGGAACTCGAGGAGATCGAATCCCAGGGGGAAGCCGACGAGCGCTCCGAGAAGCGCCACCCTGCAGATTTCGCACTTTGGAAAGCCGGCGGCGTCGACGAGTCGTCCGTTCACGAACACCGCCACGACGATGTAGCGTTCGAGTGCGAGGACGAACCGAGCGGCCAGACCTGGGAGTCGCCGTGGGGCGAGGGCCGTCCCGGCTGGCACATCGAGTGCTCGGCGATGAGCATGACGCACCTCGAGGAAACGCTCGACGTTCACGTCGGCGGGAGGGATCTGGTCTTTCCCCACCACGAAAACGAAATCGCCCAATCCGAAGCCGCGACCGGCCAACAGTTCGCGAACTACTGGCTCCACTGCGAGTTGTTCCAGATGGACGACGAGAAGATGTCCTCGAGTCTGGGCAACTTCGTCACGGTCGACGACGCCGTCGAGCAGTGGGGGACGAACGCGATTCGGACCTTCCTCACCGCGGGATCCTACAACAGCAAACAGCTCTACTCCGACGAGACCATCGCAGAGGCACAGGAGCGATGGGATCGACTCGAGCGCGCCTACGAGTCGGCCGTCGAGGCGCTCGACTCGCCGGCCGCACGGACGAAAGCGTCGGACGAATCGCTTCGAGACACCGTCCGGAGCGCGCGTTCGAACTTCGTCGCCGCGATGAACGACGACTTCAACACGCGTGAGGCGCAGGCCGCGTTGCTCGAGCTCGCATCGGCGCTGAACGCACACCTCGAGAGCCACAACGAGTACGACTACCGCGGGCTCAGGGAGGCCGTCGAGACGCTCGAAGAACTCGGGGATGTCCTCGGTCTCTCCTTCGTCGGCGAGACGACGGGAACGGCCGACCTCGCGGGCGACGTCGTCGATCTGGTCCTCGATGTCCGCGAGCAAGAACGAACGGCGGGGAACTACGAGCGAGCGGACGAGTTGCGCGACGAACTCGAGGGACTCGGCATCGAAATACAGGATACCGACGACGGCGCGAGCTACCGGTTACCGAGCGACGAGTAG
- a CDS encoding H/ACA ribonucleoprotein complex subunit GAR1: MRRVGSVVRTAQGLAVLRATERSDENAADAGGNAFRDEIGTMVIDDDLETVGRVVDVFGPVEQPYVAVTPEDGVHLPSLVGSKLYTR, from the coding sequence ATGCGACGGGTTGGCTCCGTCGTCAGAACGGCACAGGGACTCGCCGTCCTCCGCGCGACCGAACGGAGTGACGAGAATGCAGCGGACGCAGGCGGCAACGCGTTTCGCGACGAAATCGGGACGATGGTCATCGACGACGACCTCGAGACCGTCGGTCGCGTCGTCGACGTGTTCGGACCCGTCGAGCAACCCTACGTTGCGGTGACACCGGAGGACGGCGTCCACCTGCCGTCGCTCGTCGGCTCGAAGCTCTACACACGCTAA
- the btuC gene encoding vitamin B12 ABC transporter permease BtuC: MYRPGRLLVWSMGLFALLVATIVASAALGSVRIDPLTVSMAVLNALAVPVGASLESSGLPVTGWSIPFPSFEYRPLFGFDVPDSHQIIVTDVRLPRIALAATVGFSLAAAGTVMQGFFRNPLADPSIIGVSSGAAAGAVAAIAFPALIPFGGLHLAAFVGALGTAFFVYAIATEGGRTPVATLLLAGVAIQAFLGAMISYMLVHSGDDLRQAVVWMMGHLSNSTWSDVAFALPVTLVGVAILLTYTREMNVLLLGEEDAHHLGVDVERTKLLLLALASIVTAAGVAVAGVIGFVGLVVPHIMRLLVGPDHRILLPTSALAGASFLVVTDTIARLGTLSFPLGIQIETPVVPVGIITAALGAPFFLFLLTRREVHSV, translated from the coding sequence ATGTACCGACCGGGCCGGCTCCTCGTGTGGTCGATGGGGTTGTTCGCCCTCCTCGTGGCCACGATCGTCGCCAGCGCGGCGCTCGGCTCGGTCCGGATCGACCCGCTCACGGTTTCGATGGCCGTCCTCAACGCGCTCGCCGTTCCCGTCGGGGCCAGCCTCGAGTCGTCCGGGCTTCCGGTCACCGGGTGGTCGATTCCGTTCCCGTCGTTCGAGTACCGTCCGCTGTTCGGCTTCGACGTGCCCGACAGCCATCAGATCATCGTCACCGACGTCCGCCTGCCGCGGATCGCCCTCGCAGCCACCGTCGGATTCTCGCTCGCCGCGGCCGGGACGGTGATGCAAGGATTCTTCCGCAATCCGCTCGCCGACCCCTCGATAATCGGCGTCTCGTCGGGTGCTGCCGCCGGTGCCGTCGCAGCCATCGCCTTCCCAGCACTGATTCCGTTCGGTGGCCTCCACCTCGCGGCGTTCGTCGGCGCGCTGGGAACGGCCTTTTTCGTCTACGCGATCGCGACCGAAGGCGGGCGAACGCCGGTTGCAACGTTGCTCCTCGCGGGCGTCGCGATTCAGGCCTTCCTCGGCGCGATGATCTCCTACATGCTCGTCCACAGCGGTGACGACCTTCGACAGGCCGTCGTCTGGATGATGGGCCATCTGAGCAACAGTACGTGGAGCGACGTCGCCTTCGCCCTCCCGGTGACGCTCGTCGGCGTGGCCATCTTGCTCACCTACACTCGAGAGATGAACGTCTTGCTCCTCGGGGAGGAAGACGCCCACCACCTCGGCGTCGACGTCGAACGGACCAAACTCCTCTTGCTCGCACTGGCGAGCATCGTCACCGCTGCGGGCGTGGCCGTCGCTGGCGTCATCGGATTCGTCGGCCTCGTCGTCCCCCACATCATGCGACTCCTCGTCGGCCCGGATCACCGAATCCTCCTGCCGACCAGTGCGCTCGCGGGGGCGTCGTTTCTGGTCGTAACGGATACGATCGCCCGCCTCGGGACGCTCTCGTTCCCACTGGGTATCCAGATCGAGACGCCGGTGGTTCCCGTGGGGATCATCACGGCCGCACTCGGTGCGCCCTTCTTCCTGTTCTTGCTCACGCGACGGGAGGTGCACTCGGTATGA
- a CDS encoding DUF6517 family protein, translated as MNRRVFLGASVSGIVGVTAGCLSGIIDDETTFEASPVRVSPAAVDETDYEHIRTEERVEQREYEGESYEETSYVSEYAREVEHSLEDLESSSVPAVVSVVSTPTVVVAGEELETLADRDPEVIAESVQDGYEEFDLENNVGGRAVEVDDLEIRVSFDTYAATATVADDADAEIDCVVDVVRFDAGEDSLVTIGIYPDDEALELSDEQGEVDTLLAGLEHGEDVDVDIDEETEIDHTDDDE; from the coding sequence ATGAATCGACGGGTGTTTCTCGGGGCGAGCGTCTCCGGCATAGTCGGCGTCACTGCAGGCTGTCTGAGCGGTATTATCGACGACGAAACGACGTTCGAGGCGTCGCCGGTTCGCGTCTCTCCGGCCGCCGTCGACGAGACCGACTACGAGCATATCCGAACCGAAGAACGGGTCGAACAGCGGGAGTACGAGGGCGAATCGTACGAGGAAACGAGTTACGTGAGCGAGTACGCCCGGGAGGTCGAACACTCACTCGAGGACCTCGAGTCGTCGTCCGTTCCGGCCGTCGTCTCCGTCGTGTCCACGCCGACAGTCGTGGTCGCGGGCGAGGAACTCGAGACGCTCGCAGACCGCGATCCCGAGGTCATCGCCGAATCGGTTCAGGACGGGTACGAAGAGTTCGACCTCGAGAACAACGTCGGCGGCCGTGCCGTCGAGGTCGACGATCTAGAGATCCGGGTCTCCTTCGATACGTACGCCGCGACGGCGACGGTGGCTGACGACGCTGACGCGGAGATCGACTGCGTGGTCGACGTCGTTCGATTCGATGCCGGCGAGGATTCGCTCGTCACGATCGGCATCTATCCTGACGACGAGGCTCTCGAGTTGAGCGACGAACAGGGCGAGGTCGATACACTCCTCGCCGGTCTCGAACACGGCGAGGATGTAGACGTAGATATCGACGAGGAAACGGAGATCGATCACACGGACGATGACGAATAG